One genomic region from Gossypium hirsutum isolate 1008001.06 chromosome D13, Gossypium_hirsutum_v2.1, whole genome shotgun sequence encodes:
- the LOC121225370 gene encoding THO complex subunit 4A → MSSALEMSLDDLIKRNRKSRSGKSRGRGRGSGPGPARRFPNRGANRSAPYAPAKAPETTWQQDMFSDKGAALQGLAGRNSGIETGTKLYISNLDYGVSNDDIKELFSEVGDLKRFSVHYDRSGRSKGTADIVFTRRADALAAVKRYNNVELDGKPMKIEIVGTNIATPPAPLGANGAFRSSNGAIKGGQGKGGGFGRQRGGGAAGRGCGRGKGRGEKVSAEDLDADLEKYHSESMQTN, encoded by the exons atgtCAAGTGCTTTAGAGATGTCGCTCGACGATCTCATCAAGCGTAACCGTAAGTCGAGATCCGGCAAATCTCGCGGCCGGGGACGTGGATCCGGACCTGGACCGGCCCGCCGTTTTCCTAATCGTGGAGCAAACCGCTCGGCACCGTATGCTCCTGCTAAG GCTCCGGAGACGACGTGGCAGCAGGATATGTTTTCCGATAAGGGAGCGGCGTTGCAAGGACTAGCGGGTCGGAATTCTGGAATAGAAACCGGAACGAAGCTCTATATCTCTAATTTAGATTACGGTGTTTCAAACGACGACATCAAG GAATTGTTTTCTGAGGTTGGTGACCTGAAACGATTTTCGGTCCACTATGATAGGAGCGGGAGATCAAAG GGAACAGCAGATATTGTCTTCACACGGCGAGCAGATGCTTTGGCTGCAGTAAAGAGGTACAACAATGTTGAGCTCGATGGGAAGCCGATGAAAATCGAGATTGTTGGAACAAACATCGCTACCCCTCCTGCACCTTTAGGAGCTAATGGTGCCTTTCGAAGTTCTAATGGAGCCATTAAAGG TGGCCAAGGCAAGGGTGGTGGATTTGGTAGGCAACGTGGTGGTGGTGCTGCTGGAAGAGGCTGTGGACGAGGGAAGGGTCGTGGAGAAAAGGTTTCTGCAGAAGATCTTGACGCCGATCTAGAGAAGTATCATTCCGAATCAATGCAGACAAATTGA